A window of the Kosakonia radicincitans DSM 16656 genome harbors these coding sequences:
- the entA gene encoding 2,3-dihydro-2,3-dihydroxybenzoate dehydrogenase EntA, with amino-acid sequence MASLDFTGKIVWVTGAGKGIGYATALAFVAAGAQVTGFDLAFPGRDYPFSCETVDIADAAQAQAACKRLLAQNDRLDVLVNAAGILHMGATDALSAEAWQRTFAVNVGGAFNLFQQTMAQFRRQQGGAIVTVASDAAHTPRIGMSAYGASKAALKSLTLTVGLELAASRVRCNVVSPGSTDTDMQRTLWVSDDAEQQRIRGFGEQFKLGIPLGKIARPQEVANTVLFLASDLASHITLQDIVVDGGSTLGA; translated from the coding sequence ATGGCCAGCCTGGATTTTACCGGCAAAATCGTGTGGGTGACTGGCGCAGGGAAGGGCATCGGTTATGCTACCGCGCTGGCCTTTGTTGCGGCGGGCGCGCAGGTTACCGGCTTCGATCTGGCTTTTCCTGGCCGCGATTATCCCTTCTCCTGTGAAACGGTGGATATTGCCGATGCCGCGCAGGCGCAGGCCGCCTGCAAACGGCTGCTGGCGCAGAACGATCGGCTGGATGTGCTGGTCAATGCCGCCGGGATTTTGCATATGGGTGCGACCGATGCGCTGAGCGCAGAAGCCTGGCAGCGCACCTTTGCTGTGAATGTTGGCGGCGCGTTCAACCTGTTCCAGCAGACGATGGCGCAGTTCCGCCGTCAACAGGGCGGGGCGATCGTCACGGTGGCGTCCGATGCGGCGCATACGCCACGCATCGGCATGAGCGCTTATGGCGCGTCGAAAGCCGCGCTGAAAAGCCTGACGCTGACCGTCGGCCTTGAGCTGGCGGCAAGCCGCGTGCGCTGTAATGTTGTTTCGCCGGGTTCGACGGATACCGATATGCAGCGCACGCTGTGGGTGAGCGATGATGCTGAACAGCAGCGCATTCGCGGCTTTGGCGAGCAGTTCAAGCTCGGCATTCCGCTGGGCAAAATCGCCCGGCCGCAGGAAGTGGCGAACACCGTGCTGTTTCTGGCGTCCGATCTGGCCAGCCATATCACCCTGCAGGATATCGTGGTGGATGGCGGCTCAACGCTGGGGGCGTAG
- the cstA gene encoding pyruvate/proton symporter CstA — protein sequence MNNPGKYLIWAILSLVGAFALGYIALNRGEPINALWIVVAAVCIYLIAYRFYGLYIAKNVLQVDPTRMTPAVRHNDGLDYVPTDKKVLFGHHFAAIAGAGPLVGPVLAAQMGYLPGMIWILAGVVLAGAVQDFMVLFISTRRDGRSLGEMVKEEMGSTVGVIALVATFMIMVIILAVLAMIVVKALTHSPWGTYTVAFTIPLAIFMGIYIRYLRPGRIGEVSVIGLVLLVFAIISGGWVAASPTWAPFFDFTGVQLTWMLVGYGFVASVLPVWLLLAPRDYLSTFLKIGTIIGLAIGILIMRPTLTMPALTKFVDGTGPVWTGNLFPFLFITIACGAVSGFHALISSGTTPKMLASEGQACFIGYGGMLMESFVAIMALVSACIIDPGVYFAMNSPMAVLAPAGTADVVASAAQVVSSWGFTITPDALTQIASEVGEQSIISRAGGAPTLAVGMAYILHGALGGMMDVAFWYHFAILFEALFILTAVDAGTRAARFMLQDLLGVISSNLKRTESLPANLLATALCVLAWGYFLHQGVVDPLGGINTLWPLFGIANQMLAGMALMLCAVVLFKMKRQRYAWVALVPTAWLLVCTLTAGWQKAFSPDGKVGFLAIANKFQAMIDSGNIPAQYTQSQLAQLVFNNRLDAGLTIFFMVVVVVLAFYSLKTALAALKVSEPTAKETPYEPMPENLEQIVGQAKSAH from the coding sequence ATGAACAACCCAGGGAAATACCTTATCTGGGCAATCCTCTCCCTCGTCGGAGCCTTTGCCCTCGGCTATATCGCTCTCAATCGCGGCGAACCGATCAACGCACTGTGGATCGTGGTTGCTGCCGTCTGCATTTACCTTATTGCTTACCGGTTTTATGGCCTCTATATCGCCAAAAATGTGCTGCAGGTTGATCCGACGCGCATGACCCCGGCGGTACGGCACAACGATGGTCTCGACTATGTGCCGACGGATAAAAAAGTGCTGTTCGGTCACCATTTTGCAGCAATTGCCGGGGCAGGCCCGCTGGTGGGGCCGGTGCTGGCGGCGCAGATGGGGTATCTGCCGGGCATGATCTGGATCCTCGCAGGCGTGGTGCTGGCCGGGGCGGTGCAGGACTTTATGGTGCTGTTTATCTCGACCCGTCGCGACGGGCGTTCGCTCGGTGAGATGGTGAAAGAAGAGATGGGATCGACTGTCGGCGTGATTGCGCTGGTGGCGACCTTTATGATCATGGTGATCATCCTCGCGGTACTGGCGATGATTGTCGTTAAAGCGCTGACCCACAGCCCGTGGGGCACGTACACCGTAGCGTTCACCATTCCGCTGGCCATTTTTATGGGCATTTATATTCGCTATCTGCGCCCCGGGCGCATCGGTGAAGTGTCGGTAATCGGCCTTGTGCTGCTGGTGTTTGCCATTATTTCCGGCGGCTGGGTTGCCGCCAGCCCGACCTGGGCGCCGTTCTTCGATTTCACTGGCGTGCAACTGACGTGGATGTTGGTGGGCTATGGTTTTGTCGCCTCTGTACTGCCGGTGTGGCTGCTGCTGGCACCGCGTGATTATCTCTCCACCTTCCTGAAAATCGGCACCATTATTGGCCTGGCGATTGGCATTTTGATTATGCGCCCGACGCTGACCATGCCGGCGCTAACCAAATTTGTTGACGGCACCGGCCCGGTGTGGACCGGCAACCTGTTCCCGTTCCTGTTTATCACCATCGCCTGCGGCGCGGTGTCCGGCTTCCATGCGCTGATCTCTTCAGGCACCACGCCGAAGATGCTCGCCAGCGAAGGCCAGGCCTGCTTTATCGGCTACGGCGGTATGTTGATGGAATCGTTTGTGGCGATCATGGCACTGGTCTCGGCGTGCATTATCGATCCGGGCGTTTACTTCGCGATGAACAGCCCGATGGCGGTACTGGCGCCTGCAGGCACGGCGGATGTTGTCGCCTCGGCGGCGCAGGTGGTCAGTAGCTGGGGCTTTACCATTACGCCGGATGCGCTGACGCAGATTGCCAGCGAAGTGGGCGAACAGTCGATCATCTCAAGGGCGGGCGGTGCGCCGACGCTGGCGGTGGGGATGGCGTACATCCTGCACGGCGCGCTCGGCGGCATGATGGACGTTGCCTTCTGGTATCACTTCGCCATTCTGTTTGAAGCGCTGTTTATTCTGACAGCTGTCGATGCCGGTACGCGCGCGGCGCGCTTTATGTTGCAGGATCTGCTGGGCGTTATCTCGTCGAACCTGAAACGGACCGAATCACTGCCTGCTAACCTGCTGGCGACGGCGCTGTGCGTACTGGCGTGGGGGTACTTCCTGCATCAGGGCGTGGTTGATCCGCTTGGCGGCATTAACACCTTGTGGCCGCTGTTTGGTATCGCCAACCAGATGCTGGCAGGCATGGCGCTGATGCTCTGCGCGGTGGTGCTGTTTAAAATGAAACGCCAGCGTTATGCATGGGTGGCATTAGTGCCAACCGCCTGGCTGCTGGTGTGTACGCTGACCGCTGGCTGGCAAAAAGCCTTCAGCCCTGATGGCAAAGTCGGCTTCCTGGCGATCGCCAACAAGTTCCAGGCGATGATCGACAGCGGCAACATTCCGGCGCAGTATACCCAGTCACAACTGGCGCAACTGGTATTTAACAACCGTCTTGATGCCGGGCTGACCATCTTCTTTATGGTGGTTGTGGTGGTGCTGGCGTTTTACTCGCTGAAAACCGCGCTGGCGGCGCTGAAGGTGAGTGAACCAACGGCGAAAGAGACGCCGTACGAGCCGATGCCGGAGAATCTTGAACAGATTGTCGGCCAGGCAAAAAGCGCCCATTAA
- the entE gene encoding (2,3-dihydroxybenzoyl)adenylate synthase EntE: MTIPFTRWPEEFARRYREKGYWQDLPLTDILTRHAHSDATAVIDGERSLSYRQLHQASDNLACSLQAQGIARGQTALVQLGNVAEFYITLFALLKLGVAPVNALFSHQRSELTAYAAQIKPALLIADRDHALFADDNFILTLDSVRVVLLRGEQGEHALEAAIARPADNFVATPTPADEVAFFQLSGGSTGTPKLIPRTHNDYYYSIARSNEICGFTAQTRYLCALPAAHNYPMSSPGALGVFLAQGCVVLAADPSATLCFPLIEKHQITVTALVPPAVSLWLQAITEWGSNAQLASLKLLQVGGARLSATLAARIPAEIGCQLQQVFGMAEGLVNYTRLDDPLDRIINTQGRPMCPDDEVWVADEHGNRLPSGHVGRLMTRGPYTFRGYFNSPEHNASAFDANGFYCSGDLISIDEQGYITVQGREKDQINRGGEKIAAEEIENLLLRHESVIHAALVSMEDSLLGEKSCAYLVVKEPLRAVAVRRFLREQGVAEFKLPDRVECLEALPLTPVGKVDKKQLRQWLAERATA; this comes from the coding sequence ATGACCATTCCTTTTACCCGCTGGCCGGAAGAATTCGCCCGCCGTTACCGCGAAAAAGGGTACTGGCAGGATCTGCCGCTTACTGACATTTTGACCCGCCATGCGCACAGCGATGCCACCGCAGTAATTGATGGCGAGCGTTCGTTGAGCTACCGCCAGTTGCATCAGGCTTCCGATAACCTCGCGTGCAGCTTGCAGGCGCAGGGGATCGCCCGCGGCCAGACCGCGCTGGTGCAACTGGGCAATGTGGCGGAGTTCTACATTACGCTGTTTGCCCTGCTGAAACTCGGCGTTGCGCCGGTGAATGCGCTGTTCAGCCATCAGCGCAGCGAACTGACCGCCTATGCCGCACAGATCAAACCGGCGCTATTGATTGCCGATCGCGATCATGCATTGTTTGCCGACGACAATTTTATTCTCACGCTGGATTCTGTTCGCGTGGTGCTGTTGCGCGGCGAACAGGGCGAGCACGCGCTGGAGGCAGCGATTGCCCGCCCGGCGGATAACTTCGTCGCCACGCCAACACCGGCCGATGAAGTGGCGTTTTTCCAGCTTTCCGGCGGCAGTACCGGCACGCCGAAACTTATCCCACGCACCCACAACGATTATTACTACAGCATTGCGCGCAGCAACGAGATTTGCGGTTTCACCGCGCAAACCCGCTACCTGTGCGCACTGCCCGCAGCGCACAACTACCCGATGAGTTCTCCCGGCGCGCTGGGCGTCTTCCTCGCGCAAGGTTGCGTGGTGTTGGCCGCCGATCCGAGCGCCACGCTCTGCTTCCCGCTGATCGAAAAACACCAGATTACCGTGACTGCGCTGGTGCCGCCTGCGGTGAGCCTGTGGTTGCAGGCGATTACCGAGTGGGGCAGCAATGCGCAACTGGCATCGCTCAAACTGTTACAGGTCGGCGGCGCGCGGCTTTCAGCAACGCTGGCGGCGCGTATTCCTGCGGAGATCGGCTGCCAGTTGCAGCAGGTGTTTGGCATGGCCGAAGGGCTGGTGAACTACACCCGGCTGGACGATCCCCTTGATCGCATCATCAATACGCAGGGCCGCCCGATGTGCCCGGATGATGAAGTGTGGGTGGCGGATGAACACGGCAATCGGCTGCCGTCAGGCCATGTCGGGCGGCTGATGACGCGCGGGCCGTACACCTTCCGTGGCTATTTCAACAGCCCCGAACACAACGCCAGCGCCTTCGATGCGAACGGTTTTTACTGCTCCGGCGATCTGATTTCGATTGATGAGCAGGGCTACATCACCGTGCAGGGGCGGGAGAAAGATCAGATCAACCGCGGCGGCGAGAAGATCGCTGCCGAGGAGATCGAAAACCTGCTGCTGCGCCACGAGTCGGTTATCCATGCCGCGCTGGTGAGCATGGAAGACAGCCTGCTGGGAGAAAAAAGCTGCGCGTACCTGGTGGTGAAAGAACCGCTACGTGCCGTTGCGGTGCGTCGTTTTCTGCGTGAGCAGGGCGTCGCGGAATTTAAGCTGCCGGATCGCGTGGAGTGCCTGGAGGCACTGCCGCTGACGCCGGTCGGTAAGGTTGATAAGAAACAGTTACGTCAGTGGCTGGCCGAGCGCGCCACCGCGTAA
- the entH gene encoding proofreading thioesterase EntH, which produces MIWKRHLTLEELNASSENTLVAHLAILYTRIGDDFIEAEMPVDARTHQPFGLLHGGASAALAETLGSMAGYMMTRDGQCVVGTELNATHHRPVAQGKVRGVCQPLHLGRQNQSWEVVVFDEQGRRCCTCRLSTAVLG; this is translated from the coding sequence ATGATCTGGAAACGTCACTTAACGCTTGAGGAACTGAATGCCAGCAGTGAAAACACGCTGGTGGCGCATCTGGCTATTCTCTATACCCGCATCGGCGACGATTTTATCGAGGCCGAAATGCCGGTCGATGCCCGTACCCATCAGCCATTTGGCCTGTTGCACGGCGGCGCGTCGGCGGCGCTGGCGGAAACGCTCGGTTCGATGGCGGGCTATATGATGACGCGTGACGGCCAGTGCGTGGTCGGCACCGAGTTAAACGCCACGCATCATCGCCCGGTTGCCCAGGGAAAGGTGCGCGGCGTCTGCCAGCCGCTGCATCTTGGACGGCAAAACCAGAGCTGGGAAGTTGTGGTGTTCGATGAACAAGGACGTCGCTGCTGTACCTGCCGCCTGAGCACCGCCGTGCTGGGCTAA
- a CDS encoding isochorismatase, translating into MAIPKLQGYALPAAADIPQNKVSWPFEPERAALLIHDMQDYFVSFWGDNCPMMQQVIANIAALRAFCKQHHIPVYYTAQPKAQSDEDRALLNDMWGPGLTRSPEQQKIVAELAPDEADTVLVKWRYSAFHRSPLEQMLKETGRNQLLITGVYSHIGCMTTATDAFMRDIKPFMVADALADFSREEHLMSLKYVAGRSGRVVLTQELLPVPGSKAALRAVVLPLLDESDEPLDDENLIDYGLDSVRMMALAARWRKVHGDIDFVMLAKNPTIDAWWALLSREVK; encoded by the coding sequence ATGGCGATTCCAAAATTACAGGGTTACGCCCTGCCTGCGGCGGCGGATATCCCGCAGAACAAAGTCAGCTGGCCGTTTGAGCCGGAGCGTGCAGCGCTGCTTATTCATGATATGCAGGACTATTTTGTCAGTTTCTGGGGCGATAACTGCCCGATGATGCAACAGGTGATAGCGAATATTGCTGCACTGCGTGCGTTCTGCAAACAGCACCACATCCCGGTTTACTACACCGCGCAGCCGAAAGCGCAGAGTGATGAGGACCGCGCATTACTGAATGACATGTGGGGGCCGGGGCTGACCCGTTCGCCGGAGCAGCAGAAAATCGTCGCCGAACTGGCTCCCGATGAAGCAGATACAGTGCTGGTGAAGTGGCGCTACAGCGCGTTTCATCGCTCGCCGCTGGAGCAGATGCTGAAAGAGACCGGGCGCAATCAGTTGCTCATCACCGGCGTCTATTCGCATATTGGCTGCATGACCACCGCCACGGATGCGTTTATGCGCGATATCAAGCCGTTTATGGTGGCCGATGCGCTGGCGGATTTCAGCCGCGAAGAACATTTGATGTCGCTGAAATATGTCGCCGGGCGTTCCGGCCGCGTGGTGCTCACCCAGGAACTGCTGCCGGTGCCGGGCAGCAAAGCGGCGCTGCGCGCGGTGGTTCTGCCGCTGCTCGATGAATCCGACGAGCCGCTGGATGACGAGAATCTGATCGACTACGGCCTGGATTCCGTGCGCATGATGGCGCTGGCTGCCCGCTGGCGAAAAGTCCACGGCGATATCGATTTTGTGATGCTGGCGAAAAATCCGACCATCGATGCGTGGTGGGCGCTGCTCTCGCGCGAGGTGAAATAA
- the fepB gene encoding Fe2+-enterobactin ABC transporter substrate-binding protein, with protein MRFSFLFRKPLVILGIFVLGLTSAIAADWPRQVTDSRGTHQLDSKPLRIVSTSVTLTGSLLAIDAPVIASGATTPNNRFADAQGFLRQWGDVAKQRNVARLYIGEANAEAVAAQMPDLILISATGGDSALALYDQLSTIAPTLVINYDDKSWQALLTQLGEITGQEKQAAARISEFNQQLADVKSRMKLPPQPVTALVYTPAAHSANLWTSDSAQGKLMQQLGFALAPLPANLQTSQSQGKRHDIVQLGGENLAAGLGGEALFLFASDQKDADALNANPLLAHLPAVQNKRVYALGAETFRLDYYSATRVLQRLSALFG; from the coding sequence GTGAGATTTTCTTTTTTGTTCCGTAAGCCCTTAGTGATTCTGGGCATTTTTGTTTTAGGACTAACCTCAGCAATCGCCGCCGACTGGCCTCGCCAGGTCACCGACAGTCGCGGTACGCATCAGCTCGACAGCAAGCCGCTGCGCATTGTGTCAACCAGCGTCACCCTTACCGGATCGCTGCTGGCGATTGACGCACCTGTAATTGCCAGTGGTGCGACCACGCCGAATAACCGTTTCGCCGACGCGCAGGGCTTTCTGCGCCAGTGGGGCGATGTGGCGAAACAACGCAACGTCGCTCGTCTTTACATTGGCGAAGCGAATGCCGAGGCCGTTGCCGCACAGATGCCGGATCTGATCCTCATCAGCGCTACCGGCGGCGATTCCGCCCTTGCCCTGTACGACCAGCTTTCCACCATCGCGCCGACGCTGGTTATCAATTACGACGATAAAAGCTGGCAGGCGCTGCTCACCCAACTGGGTGAAATCACCGGCCAGGAAAAACAGGCCGCTGCGCGCATCAGCGAATTCAACCAGCAACTGGCCGACGTCAAATCACGGATGAAACTGCCGCCGCAGCCGGTTACTGCGCTGGTTTATACCCCCGCCGCGCACAGCGCCAACCTGTGGACCAGCGACTCCGCGCAGGGCAAGTTGATGCAGCAACTGGGCTTCGCCCTTGCGCCGCTACCGGCCAATCTGCAAACCAGCCAGAGCCAGGGTAAACGCCACGACATCGTGCAACTGGGCGGAGAAAACCTTGCTGCCGGACTGGGCGGTGAAGCGCTGTTCCTGTTCGCCAGCGATCAAAAAGATGCCGACGCGCTGAACGCGAATCCGTTGCTGGCGCATCTGCCTGCGGTACAGAACAAACGCGTTTACGCCCTCGGCGCAGAAACCTTCCGCCTGGACTACTACAGCGCTACCCGCGTGTTGCAGCGTTTGTCGGCGCTGTTTGGTTAA
- the entC gene encoding isochorismate synthase EntC, with amino-acid sequence MDMSLAEDIQQSAKTLAADQFLFMSPYRSFITSGCVARFSEPAVGGDSPESAFQTKLAQAFADAKAQGVARPVMVGAIPFDTTQPSALFIPASWQTFSRPARQRSARYFNASDMPNVVAQREIPEQETFMQMVARAVQKTATPEVDKVVLSRLIEIATDSRIDSGVLLERLIAQNPASFNFHVPLPDGGALLGASPELLLRKEGDHFSSLPLAGSARRQPDDMLDREAGNKLLASEKDRHEHELVTQAMKKVLQPRSRSLNLPDSPQLVTTPTLWHLATPIEGTALAGENALTLACLLHPTPALSGFPHQVAKKLIAELEPFNRELFGGIVGWCDDEGNGEWVVTIRCARIHENHVRLFAGAGIVPASSPLAEWRETGVKLTTMLNAFGLH; translated from the coding sequence ATGGATATGTCCCTGGCTGAGGATATCCAGCAGTCTGCGAAGACACTGGCCGCGGATCAGTTTTTGTTTATGTCGCCGTACCGCAGTTTTATAACCTCCGGGTGCGTTGCCCGTTTCTCTGAACCTGCCGTCGGCGGTGATTCTCCGGAGAGCGCCTTCCAGACCAAACTGGCGCAGGCCTTTGCCGATGCGAAAGCGCAGGGCGTGGCCCGGCCGGTGATGGTTGGCGCGATCCCGTTCGATACCACGCAACCTTCCGCGCTGTTTATTCCGGCGTCGTGGCAAACCTTCTCCCGTCCGGCGCGCCAGCGTTCTGCCCGCTATTTCAACGCCAGTGACATGCCGAATGTTGTCGCGCAACGTGAAATCCCGGAGCAGGAAACCTTCATGCAGATGGTGGCGCGCGCGGTGCAGAAGACCGCCACGCCGGAAGTGGACAAAGTGGTGCTCTCCCGTCTGATTGAGATTGCCACCGACAGCCGCATCGACAGCGGCGTGTTGCTGGAGCGGCTGATTGCCCAGAATCCGGCCAGTTTCAACTTCCACGTTCCATTGCCGGATGGCGGCGCGCTGCTGGGCGCCAGCCCGGAGCTGCTGCTGCGCAAAGAGGGCGACCACTTCAGTTCGCTGCCGCTGGCCGGTTCCGCCCGTCGCCAGCCGGATGACATGCTGGATCGCGAAGCGGGCAACAAGTTACTGGCGTCGGAAAAAGATCGTCACGAGCACGAACTGGTGACGCAGGCGATGAAAAAAGTGCTGCAGCCGCGAAGCCGCTCTCTGAACTTACCGGATTCGCCGCAACTGGTGACCACGCCGACATTGTGGCATCTGGCGACGCCAATTGAAGGCACGGCGCTGGCGGGAGAAAACGCCCTGACGCTCGCCTGCCTGCTGCACCCGACGCCTGCGCTGAGCGGTTTCCCGCATCAGGTGGCGAAAAAGCTGATTGCCGAACTGGAACCATTCAATCGTGAACTGTTCGGCGGCATTGTCGGCTGGTGCGATGACGAAGGAAATGGCGAGTGGGTGGTGACCATCCGCTGCGCCCGCATTCATGAAAACCACGTCCGGCTGTTTGCCGGTGCCGGTATTGTGCCTGCTTCCTCGCCGCTGGCGGAGTGGCGCGAAACCGGGGTGAAACTGACCACCATGCTGAACGCATTTGGTCTGCACTGA
- the entS gene encoding enterobactin transporter EntS — translation MKQQSWLLNLSLLRTHPAFRAVFLARFISILSLGLLGVAVPVQIQAMTHSSWQVGLSVTLTGSAMFIGLMFGGVLADRYERKKLILLARLTCGVGFIGLCLNAQLAEPSLAAIYLLGLWDGFFGALGVTALLAATPALVGRENLMQAGAITMLTVRLGSVISPMCGGLLLASGGVVWNYGLAAAGTFITLLPLLSLPALPPPPQPREHPLKSLLTALQFLFRNPLIGGIALLGGLLTMASAVRVLYPALAMSWNMSAAEIGLLYAALPLGAAIGALTSGKLAHSERPGVIMLMTSVGAFVAIGLFSLMPVWALGVLFLALCGWLTAVSSLLQYTLLQTQTPEAMLGRINGLWTAQNVTGDAIGAALLGAMGSMMTPASSASISGLVLAAIGLVLVVALSELRRFRQTQPTA, via the coding sequence ATGAAACAACAATCCTGGCTGTTGAACCTTAGCCTGCTGCGCACGCATCCGGCTTTTCGCGCAGTGTTTTTGGCGCGTTTTATCTCGATTTTATCGCTGGGCCTGCTTGGCGTAGCGGTGCCGGTGCAGATTCAGGCAATGACCCACTCCAGCTGGCAGGTGGGGTTATCGGTCACGCTGACCGGTTCGGCCATGTTTATTGGCCTGATGTTTGGCGGCGTGCTGGCGGATCGCTATGAACGTAAGAAACTGATTTTACTGGCGCGTTTGACCTGCGGCGTTGGGTTTATCGGCCTGTGTCTGAACGCGCAACTGGCGGAGCCTTCGCTGGCGGCGATCTATCTGCTGGGTTTGTGGGACGGCTTTTTCGGCGCGCTTGGCGTGACGGCGCTGCTGGCGGCAACGCCTGCGCTGGTCGGGCGGGAAAATCTGATGCAGGCGGGCGCGATCACCATGCTGACAGTGCGTCTGGGGTCGGTGATTTCGCCGATGTGCGGCGGTCTGCTGCTGGCTTCGGGCGGCGTGGTGTGGAACTACGGTCTGGCAGCGGCGGGGACATTTATCACCCTGTTGCCGTTACTCAGCCTGCCCGCGTTGCCGCCACCGCCGCAGCCGCGCGAGCATCCGCTGAAATCGCTGCTGACGGCGCTGCAATTTTTATTTCGTAACCCGTTGATTGGCGGTATCGCGCTGCTCGGCGGGCTGTTAACCATGGCCAGCGCGGTGCGCGTGCTTTATCCGGCGCTGGCGATGAGCTGGAACATGTCGGCGGCGGAAATCGGCCTGCTGTATGCCGCGTTGCCGCTTGGTGCGGCGATTGGGGCATTGACCAGCGGCAAGCTGGCGCACAGCGAAAGGCCTGGCGTGATTATGCTGATGACCAGCGTCGGCGCTTTTGTTGCGATAGGGCTGTTCAGCCTGATGCCGGTGTGGGCGCTTGGTGTGCTGTTCCTGGCATTATGCGGCTGGCTGACCGCCGTGAGTTCGCTGTTGCAGTACACCCTGCTGCAAACCCAGACGCCGGAAGCGATGCTCGGGCGTATTAACGGCTTGTGGACCGCGCAGAACGTGACGGGCGATGCGATTGGCGCGGCGCTGCTGGGGGCGATGGGATCGATGATGACGCCCGCCTCATCGGCGAGCATCAGCGGGCTGGTACTGGCGGCGATCGGTTTAGTGCTGGTGGTGGCGCTCAGCGAGCTGCGCCGTTTTCGTCAGACGCAGCCTACTGCATAG